The proteins below come from a single Oryzias latipes chromosome 14, ASM223467v1 genomic window:
- the LOC111948678 gene encoding von Willebrand factor A domain-containing protein 7-like codes for MNAATDFRHFLDARYHCNDELLVEGQRLITDGLSAVKAANKRQNYLAARLNLGGILHTLQDFYSHSNWVELGNKFPNINMIRKNANIGKIAAKTTATCRSCNGDDCSNNILEDIIAGNILTSGYALVWPWSGNKPKGKCSHGGFFDATSSVEPKGGINKDSYTSSHGLLQREAAELEISATSQLLEDMRGATGDREFFQY; via the exons ATGAATGCGGCCACAGATTTTCGTCATTTCCTTGATGCCCGTTACCACTGTAATGATGAGCTTTTAGTAGAAGGACAGAGGCTCATCACAGATGGTTTGTCAGCAGTAAAGGCTGCCAACAAGAGGCAAAATTATTTGGCAGCAAGATTAAACCTGGGAGGGATACTCCACACCTTACAG GATTTCTACAGTCACAGCAACTGGGTTGAATTAGGAAACAAATTTCCAAACATAAATATGATCAGAAAGAACGCCAACATTGGAAAAATTGCAG CTAAAACCACTGCAACCTGTCGTAGCTGTAATGGGGACGACTGCAGCAACAACATTTTGGAGGATATAatagcaggaaatattttgacATCTGGATACGCTCTTGTTTGGCCTTGGTCTGGGAACAAAccgaaag gAAAGTGCAGCCATGGGGGTTTCTTTGATGCAACAAGTTCAGTTGAGCCTAAAGGTGGGATCAACAAAGATTCTTACACCTCCAGCCATGGACTTCTTCAGAGggaagcagcagagctggaaaTATCTGCAACCAGTCAGCTTCTGGAGGACATGCGAGGAGCTACTGGGGACAGAGAATTCTTTCAGTATTAA
- the LOC111948706 gene encoding von Willebrand factor A domain-containing protein 7-like, with amino-acid sequence MKTTDPKVFKGYINSLTPYGGGDTPEMSLSGLQLALTGSPPNSEIFLFTDAPAKDECLKNTVIALIEQSKTVVNFMITNIPGLRRRREANENQQQQQNQRVVRSDSQLYRDLAQASGGQAIQVSKTQLLQATSIITESTSYSLVLIHALNICSS; translated from the exons ATGAAGACTACAGACCCCAAAGTCTTCAAAGGTTATATCAATTCCCTAACACCGTACGGAGGTGGAGATACTCCAGAAATGAGTCTTTCAGGACTTCAG ctGGCTCTAACTGGCTCTCCTCCTAATTCTGAGATCTTCCTCTTCACTGATGCGCCTGCCAAAGATGAATGTCTGAAGAACACAGTGATTGCACTGATAGAGCAGAGCAAGACAGTC GTGAACTTCATGATAACCAACATACCAGGGCTCCGTCGTCGCAGAGAAGCTAATGAAAaccaacagcaacagcagaacCAGCGGGTGGTGAGGTCAGATTCTCAGCTGTACAGAGATCTGGCTCAGGCTTCAGGAGGACAAGCTATTCAAGTTTCCAAAACTCAGCTGCTCCAGGCTACCAGCATAATCACAGAGTCCACAAGCTATTCTCTGGTATTAATACATGCTCTCAATATTTGCAGCAGCTAA